The Bacteroidota bacterium genome includes a region encoding these proteins:
- a CDS encoding lmo0937 family membrane protein, with protein sequence MGNLLYIIAVILIIAWAIGYVGLNVGGLIHVLLVIAIIAILLRLIQGRKIL encoded by the coding sequence ATGGGAAATCTACTTTACATCATCGCGGTGATTTTGATCATTGCCTGGGCCATTGGATATGTTGGCTTAAACGTGGGAGGACTTATACATGTTCTTCTGGTCATTGCCATTATTGCCATATTACTTAGGCTTATTCAAGGAAGAAAAATTCTTTAG
- a CDS encoding amidase, which translates to MRTRISLLLLLTLTVACTQQPKTVIAPWVVYDESAEIAFCANNEAQNMRYKQIQSKILDKNELWKNIADQISNFSEEDYQSLKPLIFEQDIPSIQSQINSGKLSYEKLTQWYLYRIVKFENDKDKMLNAIVAINPNAVKEAKIKDKNRSADDHPIYGMPVLLKDNVNATGMPTTAGTHFLRNNNASDSYIVERMKEKGAIILGKTNLSEWANFLFRGGPNGFSAVGGQTLNPYGRKIFDTGGSSSGSGAAIAANYAAAAVGTETSGSILSPSSNNSLMGLKPTVGLLSRSGIIPLSSTLDTPGPMTRNIIDNAIFLSAMTGEDPTDQATKDNPKDKKYFEDLKSGTLEGLRFGAYKNLLRDSIYKLTLDKLTDLGAIIIEIEPETVDFSGFSDLLSADMKIDLPNYMDAHASADIKLRSMKEIVVYNNEDTLVRIPYGQVIFQAASEIEMSNDSLILLRNRLHAEGVRYFEIPMLAYELDAILTINNRGAGFAAAAKYPCLTIPMGYRENGQPAGLTLIARPFEEDKLLKMGYAFEQATKMRITPAIYK; encoded by the coding sequence GTTATAAACAGATCCAGTCAAAAATTCTGGACAAGAACGAACTTTGGAAAAATATCGCAGATCAAATCAGCAATTTCTCAGAAGAAGATTATCAATCGCTAAAACCATTAATTTTCGAACAAGACATTCCAAGTATTCAGTCACAAATAAATTCGGGTAAACTCAGCTACGAAAAGCTAACTCAATGGTATCTCTATCGTATTGTTAAGTTTGAAAACGACAAAGACAAAATGCTGAACGCCATTGTTGCCATTAACCCAAATGCCGTTAAGGAAGCAAAGATAAAAGACAAAAACAGATCAGCCGACGATCATCCGATTTATGGTATGCCAGTTCTATTGAAAGACAATGTAAACGCAACAGGGATGCCTACTACAGCAGGAACACATTTTTTAAGAAATAACAATGCTTCCGATTCGTATATTGTTGAGAGAATGAAAGAAAAGGGGGCAATTATTTTAGGCAAAACAAACCTGAGTGAATGGGCAAACTTTCTTTTTCGGGGAGGTCCCAATGGTTTTAGTGCAGTTGGTGGACAAACCTTAAATCCTTATGGTCGCAAAATTTTTGATACCGGAGGATCTAGTTCGGGAAGCGGAGCAGCCATTGCAGCTAATTATGCAGCAGCTGCAGTTGGTACAGAAACTTCAGGATCAATTTTATCACCATCAAGCAATAACTCATTAATGGGGCTTAAACCAACAGTTGGGTTATTAAGCCGAAGTGGGATTATTCCATTATCAAGTACCCTTGATACTCCCGGCCCCATGACCAGAAATATCATTGATAATGCTATTTTTCTATCGGCAATGACAGGTGAGGATCCTACTGACCAAGCAACCAAAGACAATCCAAAAGATAAAAAATATTTTGAAGATTTAAAATCAGGAACGCTGGAAGGATTGCGTTTTGGAGCTTACAAAAACCTTTTAAGAGATTCGATTTATAAGTTGACCTTAGATAAACTCACTGATTTGGGAGCTATCATTATTGAGATTGAACCGGAAACAGTTGATTTTAGCGGATTTAGTGATTTATTAAGCGCCGATATGAAAATTGACCTCCCCAATTATATGGATGCCCATGCATCAGCAGATATTAAATTGCGCTCGATGAAAGAAATCGTAGTTTATAACAATGAGGATACTTTAGTTAGAATTCCTTACGGTCAGGTTATTTTTCAGGCAGCATCTGAAATTGAAATGAGTAATGACAGCTTGATTCTGTTAAGAAATCGACTTCATGCAGAAGGAGTTAGATATTTTGAAATCCCAATGCTGGCTTATGAACTGGATGCGATTTTAACCATCAACAATAGAGGTGCAGGTTTTGCTGCAGCTGCCAAATACCCCTGCCTGACTATTCCGATGGGCTACCGGGAGAATGGACAGCCTGCCGGTCTTACATTGATAGCCCGTCCATTTGAGGAAGATAAACTTTTAAAAATGGGATATGCATTTGAACAAGCCACAAAAATGAGAATAACACCTGCAATATATAAATAG
- a CDS encoding helix-turn-helix transcriptional regulator encodes MVSLRCKMVVKEELKKLGLNYVVPDLGSVEIMEDITEEMRFELKKNLLKSGLELLDDKKSILIERIKNVITEMIHYCDEIPKVNYSDYISEKLGYDYTYLANTFSEVKGITIQQFIIMNKIEKIKELLLYDELNLTEISYMLHYSSVAHLSNQFKKVTGLTPSYYKQLKQKRKANLENM; translated from the coding sequence ATGGTCAGTTTGCGCTGCAAAATGGTGGTGAAGGAAGAGCTGAAAAAACTCGGACTAAATTATGTAGTTCCAGATCTTGGCTCGGTTGAGATTATGGAAGATATCACAGAAGAAATGCGGTTTGAGCTGAAGAAAAACCTGCTTAAATCAGGATTGGAATTGCTTGATGACAAAAAAAGTATTTTAATTGAAAGAATTAAAAACGTGATTACCGAAATGATTCATTATTGCGATGAAATACCCAAAGTGAACTATTCTGACTACATCAGTGAAAAATTAGGGTATGATTATACCTACCTTGCCAATACTTTTTCGGAGGTTAAGGGCATCACGATTCAGCAATTTATTATCATGAACAAAATCGAAAAAATTAAAGAATTGCTATTATATGATGAATTAAACCTTACGGAAATTTCTTACATGCTTCATTACAGTAGTGTGGCACATTTATCCAACCAATTCAAAAAAGTTACCGGACTTACCCCTTCCTATTACAAGCAGCTCAAACAAAAACGCAAAGCAAATCTTGAAAACATGTGA
- a CDS encoding YtxH domain-containing protein, with protein MSSGKVLLGLLAGVAAGALLGILFAPEKGSVTRKKIAKKSEDYADSLKEKFDEFLENISEKYEKVAEEVSEFAEKAKSKEKETDKEAKASKA; from the coding sequence ATGAGCTCAGGAAAAGTATTATTAGGACTATTGGCAGGTGTTGCTGCCGGTGCATTGTTAGGGATCTTATTTGCTCCCGAAAAAGGTTCCGTTACACGAAAAAAAATAGCTAAAAAAAGTGAGGATTATGCAGATAGTCTAAAGGAAAAATTCGATGAATTTTTGGAAAATATATCCGAAAAATATGAAAAGGTAGCGGAAGAAGTTTCCGAATTTGCAGAAAAAGCTAAGTCAAAAGAAAAAGAAACTGATAAAGAAGCCAAAGCGTCGAAAGCTTAA
- a CDS encoding OmpA family protein — translation MLQNDLSKSNTKIYFGSEQLNDLKNEKASLKNTRTESNMTIADQAKRLKDLQAVIQSQRDVMSNLKNSIADALINYETDELSIYTIDGSVYVSLAEKLLFKSGSDVVDSKGIEALKSLAAVLNKTNDIQVMIEGHTDNVPIKTAGFKDNWELSTARSASIVRILTNEYGFDPGRITASGRGSFFPINTNETAEGRAGNRRTEIILSPNLNELMNLLDYYE, via the coding sequence ATGCTACAAAATGACCTATCCAAGTCGAATACCAAAATATATTTTGGGAGCGAGCAATTAAATGATCTCAAAAACGAAAAAGCTTCACTTAAAAATACTCGAACTGAATCGAATATGACCATTGCCGATCAGGCAAAGAGGTTGAAAGATCTTCAGGCAGTCATTCAATCACAAAGGGATGTCATGAGCAATCTTAAAAATTCGATAGCAGATGCCTTGATAAATTACGAAACCGACGAACTTTCGATTTACACCATTGATGGAAGTGTTTATGTTTCATTGGCAGAAAAATTATTGTTCAAATCGGGTAGCGATGTAGTTGATTCCAAAGGAATAGAAGCATTAAAATCGCTTGCCGCGGTACTTAACAAAACCAATGATATTCAGGTAATGATCGAGGGCCATACTGATAATGTCCCGATTAAAACAGCCGGTTTTAAAGATAACTGGGAGCTCAGCACTGCCAGATCTGCATCTATTGTAAGGATATTAACGAATGAATATGGTTTCGACCCCGGTCGGATTACCGCTTCGGGAAGGGGATCATTTTTCCCTATCAATACAAATGAGACTGCCGAAGGAAGGGCCGGTAATCGCAGGACCGAAATAATTTTATCGCCTAACTTAAACGAACTAATGAACCTGCTGGACTATTATGAATAG
- a CDS encoding flavodoxin family protein: MKVIAINGSPNKTGNTFHALKMVGDELITAGINFEILHIGQKMIHGCTACGKCAVNKDEKCSLKTDDLNVWIQQIKEADGIILGSPVYYSGIAGTMKSFLDRLFYVSGANGNLFRHKIGAAVVAVRRSGGSATLDGLYHYIAYAEMIIATSNYWNIIHGRNAGEVEQDQEGKQIMRVLGKNMAWLLKMKEATKDTIEAPKKEKKEVTNFIR, encoded by the coding sequence ATGAAAGTAATAGCAATAAATGGTAGCCCGAATAAAACGGGTAATACTTTTCATGCATTGAAAATGGTTGGTGATGAACTGATAACAGCCGGGATAAATTTTGAAATTCTGCATATCGGTCAAAAAATGATTCATGGCTGCACGGCATGTGGTAAATGTGCTGTAAATAAAGATGAAAAATGCAGTTTAAAAACAGATGATTTAAACGTATGGATTCAGCAAATTAAAGAAGCTGATGGTATCATTCTGGGTTCGCCTGTTTATTATTCAGGTATTGCAGGTACCATGAAAAGTTTTCTGGACCGGCTATTTTATGTGAGCGGAGCAAATGGCAATTTGTTCCGCCATAAAATTGGCGCGGCAGTAGTTGCCGTAAGACGATCGGGCGGTTCAGCTACCCTTGATGGTTTGTATCATTATATCGCTTATGCTGAAATGATTATTGCAACTTCAAATTATTGGAACATCATTCATGGCAGAAATGCCGGAGAAGTTGAACAGGACCAGGAAGGCAAGCAAATTATGCGTGTTTTGGGAAAAAATATGGCATGGCTGTTAAAAATGAAAGAAGCTACAAAAGATACCATCGAAGCTCCTAAAAAAGAGAAGAAAGAAGTAACCAATTTTATCAGATAG